From Dietzia sp. ANT_WB102, a single genomic window includes:
- a CDS encoding Rib/alpha-like domain-containing protein: MFLVATFTPVLFNSAMVPAANAAPVVSGATCKFTEESITGSTWIQANGRPGGSLPASDTGATKLPGASFQFRYTLGDSNAEAAVGPWSEWIAVTSGPGGDYCVSGLNGFRPTTGGIRGSLVQFEAADQTVTGTPYVPASLPGHGNAVQAQIDPNSGSTTWGTVDPATRSVYNYQVQFMQAPPAAGPMGADSQQSDCRLRIGGINYDNTNCASIRGAVGVEQVLGRETRDGADYDVAGATVCAQPTGTTIVRCDTTDSDGDYEINFLGSDRWDHNGHNVSFNMNSDRFTMWVIPPSGYRTFISRPFAQGVKDSLASDANGGYLVPGTITKTGHTLTQFGRTIGNLWTFALAPASEEALTVPAPVCPAPDDITVEFSGLISNGAYTYSIRVGGASGTTYPIASTADTSLTIPAPTAPGLIELVRTQASGNLVAVPQTQEYTPLDCPSKTDADEFTPSYAVVSAPVGVKATSPVSFVDGDGPVSVPAGTVFELGDGAPAGASVDPTSGVVSYTPPVGTDLGTVGVPVTVTYADSSSEETTATFDVTAAPVTDADENVPVYSDVEVQPGESVTVEQTADLPAGTEFAVEDGFVPPAGWTVVVDPDTGAVTVTAPEGAAPGTELTVPVTVTYPDGSVDEAELTVTVGDPVVTDADENVPVYSDVEVQPGESVTVEQTADLPAGTEFAVEDGF, from the coding sequence ATGTTTCTAGTGGCCACCTTCACGCCGGTGCTGTTCAACTCTGCGATGGTTCCGGCGGCCAACGCTGCGCCGGTAGTGTCCGGTGCTACTTGTAAATTCACAGAAGAATCGATCACGGGCTCAACGTGGATTCAGGCTAACGGGCGTCCCGGTGGCTCGCTTCCAGCAAGCGATACCGGCGCCACCAAGCTCCCCGGGGCATCGTTCCAGTTCCGTTACACTCTGGGCGACTCCAACGCCGAAGCCGCGGTCGGACCCTGGTCCGAATGGATCGCGGTGACGTCGGGTCCGGGCGGCGACTACTGCGTCAGCGGGTTGAATGGGTTTCGGCCGACTACAGGTGGCATCCGGGGATCCTTGGTCCAGTTCGAGGCTGCTGATCAGACGGTGACAGGGACGCCATACGTACCGGCTTCGCTCCCGGGGCACGGAAATGCCGTCCAAGCCCAGATCGACCCGAACAGTGGCAGTACTACCTGGGGCACCGTTGATCCGGCGACCCGCTCGGTGTACAACTACCAGGTCCAGTTCATGCAGGCGCCACCTGCAGCTGGGCCGATGGGGGCGGACAGTCAGCAGTCAGACTGTCGTTTGCGCATCGGGGGAATTAATTACGACAACACCAACTGCGCGTCGATCAGGGGTGCGGTCGGCGTCGAGCAGGTCCTCGGACGCGAGACGCGCGATGGTGCTGATTACGACGTCGCGGGTGCAACGGTGTGTGCGCAACCAACGGGCACCACAATCGTCCGCTGCGACACGACCGACTCCGATGGTGACTACGAAATCAACTTCCTCGGGTCCGACCGGTGGGATCATAACGGGCACAACGTGTCGTTTAACATGAACAGTGACCGTTTCACCATGTGGGTCATCCCGCCGAGCGGGTATAGAACTTTCATTAGTCGTCCGTTTGCTCAAGGTGTGAAGGACAGCCTCGCATCGGATGCTAATGGCGGCTATCTGGTCCCAGGAACAATTACCAAGACAGGACACACCCTTACTCAGTTCGGGCGAACGATTGGCAATCTCTGGACATTCGCGCTGGCTCCCGCCAGTGAAGAGGCGCTGACTGTTCCAGCTCCCGTATGCCCAGCTCCGGACGACATCACCGTTGAGTTCAGTGGGTTGATCTCGAACGGTGCCTACACGTACTCGATCCGTGTCGGTGGAGCGTCGGGGACGACCTATCCGATTGCATCGACCGCCGACACTTCCCTGACCATCCCGGCTCCGACAGCACCTGGGCTCATCGAACTTGTCCGCACTCAGGCTTCGGGAAATCTGGTGGCAGTACCCCAGACCCAGGAGTACACGCCGCTGGATTGCCCGTCGAAGACGGATGCGGATGAGTTCACGCCGTCGTATGCGGTGGTGTCTGCGCCTGTTGGTGTTAAGGCGACGTCTCCGGTGTCATTCGTTGATGGTGATGGTCCGGTGAGTGTTCCGGCTGGCACTGTTTTTGAGTTGGGTGACGGTGCGCCTGCGGGTGCGTCGGTTGATCCGACTTCGGGTGTGGTGTCGTACACGCCGCCGGTCGGGACTGATCTGGGCACTGTGGGTGTGCCGGTGACGGTGACGTATGCGGATTCTTCGTCGGAGGAGACGACGGCGACGTTTGATGTGACTGCTGCGCCGGTCACGGATGCTGATGAGAATGTTCCGGTGTACTCGGATGTGGAGGTGCAGCCGGGTGAGTCGGTGACGGTGGAGCAGACTGCTGATCTGCCGGCGGGCACGGAGTTCGCGGTGGAGGACGGGTTTGTTCCTCCGGCCGGGTGGACTGTGGTTGTGGATCCGGACACTGGTGCGGTGACGGTGACGGCTCCTGAGGGTGCTGCGCCGGGTACTGAGCTGACGGTGCCGGTGACGGTGACGTATCCGGATGGTTCGGTCGATGAGGCTGAGTTGACGGTGACCGTGGGTGATCCGGTGGTCACGGATGCTGATGAGAATGTTCCGGTGTACTCGGATGTGGAGGTGCAGCCGGGTGAGTCGGTGACGGTGGAGCAGACTGCTGATCTGCCGGCGGGCACGGAGTTCGCGGTGGAGGACGGGTTT
- a CDS encoding acetyl-CoA C-acetyltransferase yields MTNVTGREAYVIDAVRTPVGKRGGSLSGQHPADMGAHVIKAVVERTGIDPEVVDDVIFGCVDTIGPQAGNIARSSWLAAGMPLGVPGTTVDRQCGSSQQAIHFGAQAIWSGSQDVILFGGVQNMSALPISSAMLAGREYGFDDPFTGSTGWVERFGSQEISQFNGAQMMADKWGITREQMEEWALQSHTRARAAIAEGRFANEYVPMAGLEADETPRETTLEKMASLPVLAEGGSLTAAVASQICDGASAGLLASAEAVDKYGLKPRARIHHLTVRGDDPVMMLSAPIPATKWALEKTGLSINDIDVVEINEAFAPVVLAWLKETGADPARVNPNGGGIALGHPLGATGAKLFATMLNELERTGGRYGLQTMCEGGGTANVTIIERLDS; encoded by the coding sequence ATGACCAACGTGACCGGCCGCGAGGCCTACGTGATCGACGCCGTGCGGACCCCCGTCGGCAAGCGCGGCGGCAGCCTGTCCGGACAGCACCCGGCTGACATGGGCGCGCACGTCATCAAGGCGGTCGTCGAGCGCACGGGAATCGACCCGGAGGTCGTCGACGACGTCATCTTCGGCTGCGTCGACACCATCGGTCCCCAGGCCGGCAACATCGCCCGCTCCTCTTGGCTCGCCGCCGGGATGCCCCTCGGCGTCCCGGGCACCACCGTGGACCGCCAGTGCGGCTCCAGCCAGCAGGCCATCCACTTCGGCGCGCAGGCCATCTGGTCCGGCAGCCAGGACGTGATCCTCTTTGGTGGCGTGCAGAACATGAGCGCCCTGCCCATTTCTTCGGCCATGCTCGCCGGCCGTGAGTACGGCTTCGACGACCCGTTCACGGGCTCCACCGGCTGGGTCGAGCGCTTCGGCTCGCAGGAGATCTCCCAGTTCAACGGCGCCCAGATGATGGCCGACAAGTGGGGCATCACCCGCGAGCAGATGGAGGAGTGGGCGCTGCAGTCCCACACCCGTGCACGTGCCGCGATCGCCGAGGGGCGCTTCGCGAACGAGTACGTCCCGATGGCCGGCCTCGAGGCAGACGAGACTCCCCGTGAGACCACCCTCGAGAAGATGGCCTCCCTTCCCGTGCTGGCAGAGGGTGGTTCACTCACCGCCGCCGTCGCCTCGCAGATCTGCGACGGAGCGTCGGCCGGGCTGCTCGCCTCCGCCGAGGCCGTGGACAAGTACGGTCTTAAGCCGCGCGCCCGCATCCACCACCTCACTGTTCGCGGCGACGACCCGGTGATGATGCTCTCCGCACCCATCCCGGCCACCAAGTGGGCGCTGGAGAAGACCGGCCTGTCGATCAACGACATCGACGTCGTCGAGATCAACGAGGCCTTTGCCCCGGTCGTCCTGGCGTGGCTCAAGGAGACCGGCGCCGACCCGGCCCGCGTCAACCCCAATGGTGGCGGCATCGCGCTGGGCCACCCGCTGGGCGCCACCGGCGCGAAGCTGTTCGCCACCATGCTCAACGAGCTCGAGCGCACCGGGGGCCGCTACGGCCTGCAGACCATGTGCGAGGGCGGCGGCACCGCCAACGTCACGATCATCGAGCGGCTCGACAGCTGA
- a CDS encoding TetR/AcrR family transcriptional regulator: MTSTTRREELLSIAAGLFAERGLRATTVRDIADAAGILSGSLYHHFSSKEAIVDEILRGFLDSLFNDYRRIVESGLGPRETLEQLVRASFEAIHRNRDEVAIYQDELKHLRGNPRFDYLRERNTEFREMWSDVLTRGMKSGEFRDDLDVRLTYRFLRDTVWVAVRWYRPDDDTDHAAVADQYLNIVLDGLAVG, translated from the coding sequence ATGACCAGCACGACCAGACGTGAGGAGCTCCTGTCGATCGCGGCAGGGCTCTTCGCCGAACGCGGCCTGCGTGCGACCACCGTCCGAGACATCGCCGATGCGGCGGGCATCCTCTCGGGAAGCCTTTACCATCACTTCTCATCCAAGGAAGCGATCGTCGACGAGATCCTGCGCGGATTCCTCGACTCCCTCTTCAATGACTACCGCCGCATTGTGGAGTCCGGCCTCGGCCCGCGCGAGACCCTCGAACAGCTGGTCCGGGCGTCCTTCGAGGCGATCCACCGCAACCGCGACGAGGTCGCCATCTATCAGGACGAGCTGAAGCATCTGCGCGGCAACCCCCGATTCGACTACCTCCGTGAGCGCAATACCGAGTTCCGCGAGATGTGGAGCGATGTGCTGACGAGGGGGATGAAGTCCGGGGAGTTCCGCGACGACCTCGACGTGCGACTCACCTACCGATTCCTGCGCGACACCGTATGGGTCGCCGTGCGGTGGTATCGACCCGACGACGACACCGACCACGCCGCCGTCGCCGACCAGTACCTCAACATCGTGCTCGACGGCCTGGCCGTCGGCTGA
- a CDS encoding SDR family oxidoreductase, protein MTERTSPLAVVPEETPGHGLLKGKKVVVTAAAGTGIGFSAARRAALEGADVLVSDFHERRMNEARDALAAEFPDQQIEALTCNVQSTADVDALISGAAEKLGRIDVLINNAGLGGETELVDMTDEDWDRVLDITLNGTFRATRAALRYFRDVPHNGVIVNNASVLGWRAQRAQAHYAAAKAGVMALTRCSAIEGADFGVRINAIAPSIARHKFLEKSASAELLDELAAKEAFGRAADVWEVAATIAMLASDYTTYLTGEVISISSQRA, encoded by the coding sequence ATGACCGAGCGCACATCCCCCCTCGCCGTCGTCCCCGAGGAGACTCCCGGCCACGGGTTGCTCAAGGGCAAGAAGGTCGTCGTCACCGCGGCAGCCGGAACCGGCATCGGCTTCTCCGCCGCACGGCGAGCGGCCCTCGAGGGCGCCGACGTTCTGGTCTCCGACTTCCACGAGCGTCGGATGAACGAGGCGCGCGACGCCCTCGCTGCCGAGTTCCCCGACCAGCAGATCGAGGCGCTGACCTGCAACGTGCAGTCTACCGCCGATGTCGACGCACTGATCTCCGGTGCCGCTGAGAAGCTGGGCCGGATCGACGTTCTCATCAACAACGCGGGGCTCGGCGGCGAGACCGAACTCGTCGACATGACCGACGAGGACTGGGACCGCGTCCTGGACATCACCCTGAACGGCACGTTCCGGGCCACCCGCGCCGCGCTGCGCTATTTCCGCGACGTCCCGCACAACGGCGTAATCGTCAACAACGCCTCCGTGCTGGGCTGGCGCGCGCAGCGGGCGCAGGCCCACTACGCCGCGGCCAAGGCCGGAGTCATGGCGCTGACCCGCTGCTCGGCCATCGAGGGTGCTGACTTCGGGGTGCGCATCAACGCGATCGCGCCGTCGATCGCTCGCCACAAGTTCCTCGAGAAGTCGGCCTCGGCGGAACTGCTCGACGAGCTCGCCGCCAAGGAAGCATTCGGGCGGGCCGCCGATGTGTGGGAGGTCGCCGCGACCATCGCCATGCTCGCCAGCGACTACACGACCTACCTCACGGGCGAGGTCATCTCCATCTCCTCGCAGCGCGCCTGA
- a CDS encoding acyl-CoA dehydrogenase family protein: MTESTRPASEMSDDEFAAEFRTWLDDNLVGEFAEIKGVGGPGSEHEFFPQRLAWERHMAAAGWTCVGWPTEYGGRGASLSQQVRFHEEYAKADAPARVSHLGETLLGPTLIAHGTQEQKDRFLPRIIDVTELWAQGYSEPGAGSDLANVSTTAELREDGKWHLNGQKVWTSLAHLSQWAFVVARTEEGTSRHKGLSFLLVPLDQPGVEIRPIQQLTGTSEFNEVFFDDAVTEAGMIVGERGEGWKVAMTLLEFERGVSTLGQQVGFARELDQIVAMARDNGSARVPAVRERITRAWIGLKVIRAHALRTLADRDASGGNASAAKLLWANWHRDLGELAMEVQGAESLTGPTQTSEGAPNDLHDPENVELALWQRLFLFTRSDTIYGGSNEIQRNIISERVLGLPREARPS, translated from the coding sequence ATGACCGAGAGCACCAGGCCTGCGTCGGAGATGTCCGACGACGAGTTCGCCGCGGAGTTCCGCACCTGGCTGGACGACAACCTCGTCGGCGAGTTCGCCGAGATCAAGGGCGTCGGCGGCCCGGGGAGCGAACACGAGTTCTTCCCCCAGCGTCTCGCCTGGGAGCGCCACATGGCGGCGGCCGGGTGGACCTGCGTCGGGTGGCCCACTGAATACGGAGGCCGCGGCGCGTCGCTGAGTCAGCAGGTGCGCTTCCACGAGGAATACGCCAAGGCCGACGCCCCGGCGCGGGTGTCCCACCTCGGGGAGACACTCCTCGGCCCGACGCTCATCGCCCACGGCACACAGGAGCAGAAGGACCGCTTCCTGCCCCGCATCATCGATGTCACCGAGTTGTGGGCGCAGGGATATTCCGAACCCGGCGCCGGCTCCGACCTGGCGAACGTCTCCACGACCGCCGAACTGCGCGAGGACGGCAAGTGGCACCTCAACGGTCAGAAGGTGTGGACCTCGCTCGCACACCTCAGCCAATGGGCCTTCGTGGTGGCCCGCACGGAAGAGGGCACGAGCCGCCACAAGGGGCTGAGCTTCCTCCTGGTCCCGCTCGACCAGCCCGGCGTGGAGATCCGCCCGATCCAGCAGCTGACCGGGACGAGCGAGTTCAACGAGGTCTTCTTCGACGACGCGGTCACCGAGGCCGGCATGATCGTGGGGGAGCGGGGCGAGGGCTGGAAGGTCGCCATGACCCTGCTCGAGTTCGAGCGCGGGGTCTCCACCCTCGGACAGCAGGTCGGCTTCGCCCGCGAACTTGACCAGATCGTGGCAATGGCCCGCGACAACGGCAGCGCCCGGGTGCCCGCCGTGCGCGAACGCATCACCCGCGCGTGGATCGGCTTGAAGGTGATCCGGGCACACGCGCTGCGAACCCTCGCCGACCGTGACGCCTCCGGCGGCAACGCCTCCGCGGCGAAGCTGCTGTGGGCGAACTGGCACCGCGACCTCGGAGAGCTGGCAATGGAAGTGCAGGGGGCGGAGTCCCTCACCGGACCCACCCAGACGTCCGAGGGCGCCCCCAACGACCTCCACGACCCCGAGAATGTCGAACTGGCACTGTGGCAGCGGCTCTTCCTGTTCACCCGCTCCGACACCATCTACGGCGGATCCAACGAGATCCAGCGAAACATCATCTCCGAGCGCGTGCTCGGACTACCCCGAGAGGCCAGGCCGTCATGA
- a CDS encoding mycofactocin-coupled SDR family oxidoreductase: protein MNSSSKPLAGKVAFITGAARAQGRAHAIRLASEGADLVVSDVCAPVSGSATYPAPTPDDLAETVRLIEETGQRALSAVLDVRDLGALQELVARTIDTFGRLDILVANAAVLTWGRLWEMPEDDWDTVIGVNLSGTWRTVRAVVPAMIEAGNGGSIIIVSSSAGLKATPGNGHYSASKAGLVALTNALALEAGEFGIRVNSIHPYSVDTPMIDPEGMAELFGRFPSFLHSFSPMPLKNARLDGASTLKDFMPPEEVSDVVSYLAGDGSRSISGVQLTVDRGALKY from the coding sequence ATGAACTCCTCCTCGAAGCCCCTTGCGGGCAAGGTCGCCTTCATCACCGGGGCCGCACGAGCCCAGGGTCGGGCCCACGCGATCCGCCTCGCCTCGGAAGGCGCCGACCTCGTCGTCTCCGACGTCTGCGCGCCGGTCTCCGGATCGGCCACGTACCCGGCGCCCACGCCGGACGACCTGGCCGAGACCGTCCGCCTGATCGAGGAGACCGGCCAGCGCGCGCTCTCGGCCGTCCTCGACGTCCGCGACCTCGGCGCTCTCCAGGAACTGGTCGCCCGCACGATCGACACCTTCGGGCGGCTAGACATCCTGGTCGCCAATGCCGCCGTGCTCACCTGGGGCCGACTGTGGGAGATGCCGGAGGACGACTGGGACACGGTCATCGGCGTCAACCTCAGCGGCACGTGGCGGACGGTCCGCGCGGTGGTGCCCGCGATGATCGAGGCGGGCAACGGCGGGTCGATCATCATCGTCAGCTCGTCCGCCGGGCTCAAGGCCACGCCCGGCAACGGGCACTACTCCGCCTCGAAGGCCGGCCTCGTCGCGCTGACCAATGCCCTCGCGCTGGAGGCGGGCGAGTTCGGCATCCGCGTCAACTCGATCCATCCGTACTCGGTCGACACGCCGATGATCGATCCGGAAGGGATGGCCGAACTCTTCGGCCGGTTCCCCTCGTTCCTCCACAGTTTCTCGCCGATGCCGCTGAAGAACGCACGTCTCGACGGCGCCAGCACCCTCAAGGACTTCATGCCGCCCGAGGAAGTCTCCGACGTCGTCTCCTATCTCGCCGGCGACGGCTCGCGGTCGATCTCCGGCGTCCAGCTCACGGTCGACCGGGGGGCGCTCAAATACTAG
- a CDS encoding FadD3 family acyl-CoA ligase, with translation MNPTAESAPTQGAPVETTPAALRRAARTWADREAIADVQPGQDTRWTWAQLLDEVRLFAAGLIARGVSPGDRVVIWAPNTRHWVVAALGVQFAGGTVVPANTRYTGSETLEIIQRTHAVAAVVAGSFLGSERIADLASAANTAAGDPAGGSANTSLAGVTELRTIVRIPLGGDDTATTGDAAGVDVLDYADLRSLATDALLAEADARADAVTGDDVADILFTSGTTGKSKGVVALHRQTIAGAHAWGTNNGLTEDDRYLIVNPFFHSFGYKAGFLVCVLLGSTVIPLSVYSTSETMRLIQSERATVLPGAPTIFQTLLDDPTRGEYDLSSLRLAVTGASVVPVVLVERMQSDLGLDTVITAYGQTETMGFITTTGADDDDVTVATTCGRAYPGMEIRIGEHGEILTRGEMVMQGYLDDPENTAKTIDPEGWLHTGDVGEIDERGNLRITDRLKDMYINGGFNVYPAEIEQTLARLDGVVEAAVVGVPDERMGEVGKAFIVRRADSELTEQHVLDFASEHLANFKRPRSVEFVDSLPRNASGKVVKTELR, from the coding sequence ATGAACCCGACCGCCGAGAGCGCGCCCACCCAGGGCGCCCCCGTCGAGACCACGCCCGCCGCTCTGCGCCGCGCGGCCCGGACGTGGGCGGACCGCGAGGCGATCGCCGATGTCCAACCCGGCCAGGACACCCGCTGGACCTGGGCACAGCTGCTTGACGAGGTCCGCCTATTCGCGGCCGGCCTCATCGCACGCGGGGTCTCCCCCGGCGACCGCGTCGTGATCTGGGCGCCCAACACCCGCCACTGGGTCGTCGCAGCGCTGGGCGTGCAGTTCGCCGGCGGCACCGTCGTCCCCGCCAACACCCGCTACACCGGGAGCGAGACACTCGAGATCATCCAGCGCACGCACGCGGTGGCGGCCGTGGTCGCCGGGTCGTTCCTCGGGTCCGAGCGGATCGCGGACCTCGCCTCCGCCGCGAACACGGCAGCCGGCGACCCCGCGGGAGGGTCGGCGAACACCTCGCTCGCCGGGGTCACCGAGCTGCGGACCATCGTCCGCATCCCACTCGGCGGCGACGACACCGCGACGACCGGCGACGCCGCCGGTGTGGACGTCCTCGATTACGCCGACCTTCGCTCCCTGGCCACCGATGCCCTGCTCGCCGAGGCCGACGCCCGCGCGGACGCGGTGACGGGCGACGACGTCGCCGACATCCTCTTCACCTCCGGCACCACCGGCAAGAGCAAGGGCGTCGTGGCCCTGCACCGGCAGACCATCGCCGGCGCCCACGCCTGGGGCACCAACAACGGGCTCACGGAGGACGACCGCTACCTCATCGTCAACCCGTTCTTCCACAGCTTCGGCTACAAGGCGGGCTTCCTCGTCTGCGTCTTGCTCGGTTCGACGGTCATCCCGCTGTCCGTGTATTCGACGAGCGAGACAATGCGCCTGATCCAGTCCGAGCGCGCGACGGTCCTGCCGGGCGCGCCGACGATCTTCCAGACGCTGCTCGACGACCCGACCCGCGGCGAGTACGACCTGTCCTCCCTGCGCCTGGCCGTGACCGGCGCGTCGGTGGTGCCGGTGGTGTTGGTCGAGCGTATGCAGTCCGACCTCGGCCTGGACACGGTGATCACCGCGTACGGACAGACCGAGACCATGGGGTTCATCACCACGACCGGGGCGGACGACGACGACGTCACCGTCGCCACCACCTGCGGCCGCGCCTACCCCGGCATGGAGATCCGGATCGGGGAGCACGGCGAGATCCTCACCCGCGGCGAGATGGTCATGCAGGGCTACCTCGACGACCCGGAAAACACGGCCAAGACGATCGACCCGGAGGGGTGGCTGCACACCGGTGACGTCGGCGAGATCGACGAGCGCGGGAACCTCCGCATCACCGACCGGCTCAAGGACATGTACATCAACGGCGGGTTCAACGTGTACCCGGCGGAGATCGAGCAGACCCTCGCCCGCCTGGACGGCGTCGTCGAGGCGGCGGTGGTCGGCGTGCCGGACGAGCGGATGGGCGAGGTGGGCAAGGCCTTCATCGTCCGCCGCGCGGATTCCGAACTCACCGAGCAGCATGTCCTGGACTTCGCTTCCGAGCACCTGGCGAACTTCAAGCGGCCCCGGTCGGTCGAGTTCGTGGACTCGCTGCCCCGCAACGCCTCAGGCAAAGTCGTCAAGACCGAACTGCGATGA
- a CDS encoding SDR family NAD(P)-dependent oxidoreductase, which produces MSSPGAVVVTGASGGIGSAVARRLAAEFPDAPVVLGYRSTEPVELADELGAESVRLAPGRDESDDDEVAATINGIASRHGGIRVLAHCAGPHVPMVHLSRIEPSELRRQLDDDAVGFFAVVRPALEHLRAVAGNVVVVTTAATTRYPVRDGLSAAPKGAVEQLVRGLAAEEGRFGVRVNCVGPGMLTDGMAERLIASGDLDDRALEVTRGNIPLRRFGTAADIAEAVAFLASDRAGFISGQKLDVDGGYGV; this is translated from the coding sequence ATGAGCTCCCCCGGCGCCGTCGTGGTCACCGGCGCGTCGGGCGGGATCGGGTCCGCCGTCGCCCGCCGGCTGGCCGCCGAGTTCCCCGATGCCCCCGTCGTCCTCGGATACCGCTCGACCGAGCCGGTGGAACTGGCCGACGAGCTGGGCGCCGAGTCCGTCCGCCTGGCACCGGGCAGGGACGAGTCCGACGACGACGAAGTGGCCGCCACGATCAACGGGATCGCCTCTCGGCACGGCGGAATCCGGGTGTTGGCCCACTGTGCCGGTCCGCACGTGCCGATGGTGCACCTGTCCCGGATCGAGCCGTCCGAGCTCCGGCGGCAGCTCGACGACGACGCGGTCGGCTTCTTCGCGGTCGTGCGCCCCGCGCTGGAGCACCTGCGCGCGGTGGCGGGCAACGTCGTCGTCGTCACCACTGCGGCGACCACCCGCTATCCGGTACGCGATGGACTGTCCGCCGCCCCCAAGGGCGCGGTCGAGCAACTCGTCCGGGGCCTGGCCGCCGAGGAAGGGCGCTTCGGCGTGCGGGTGAACTGCGTGGGCCCCGGGATGCTCACCGACGGCATGGCCGAGAGGCTCATCGCCTCCGGCGACCTCGACGACCGTGCGCTGGAGGTGACCCGCGGCAACATCCCGCTGCGTCGCTTCGGCACGGCTGCCGACATCGCCGAGGCGGTGGCGTTCCTGGCCTCGGATCGTGCCGGGTTCATCTCGGGCCAGAAGCTCGATGTGGACGGCGGGTACGGCGTCTGA